The DNA region GTTGTGGCCACAGCCACGCCTAACGGAGGGATGGCTCGTACCACAGAATAGACTATGATCACTCCCAGTACCCCTCCCAAATAATAATACCAAGGGGATTTGAAAATAAAGGTCAGGTTACCATCGCCAAGTCCAAGAACAAATAGAAGGGCACTGACCAGTAAAAGACCAACCACGTGTACAATAAAAGTTGCTTCCAAAACACCTATTACTTTACCCAGGGCAGAATTGATGCTACCCTGTAAGGCCATAGTTATTCCTGAGCCGGTGGCTATCAAGAGGGCAAATAGTCGTCCTGTTACGTGCATGCAGATCCCCCTAAATTAAACTTGAAGATGGCCGGTTGAATAGCCGGCGGCTTAAGCCCGCCCTTAGGAAAAGCAGGCTTTAGATAAAGCCTGCTTTTCCTATCTTACCCGGGGAGAATAGCCCAGTGAGTCAAGTGTTCTGGCCAAGAATTCATCTCTTATCACACCCGGGTCATAGCGTACATTTACGGCACTATCACTTAAGGATACATTAACCTGTTGCACCCCGTCGATTTGGATAAGATTATGTTCGACCTCTTTTTTACCTTCTTCACTGAACAACCCGCCCACCAGGAAAGTTTTTTCGGTGCCAGGGCCTGTCATTTATTCACCCCTTCCCGAGTCTGTTGATCTTTAATTAAGTTTCCCTTTAAGCATCAAAATATACTGTATTATCCCTGTTCTTTATCACCGAAATCCCACTTAATAACCTCCGACTTTTTAGGTTTATCATCCTTACCCCCGGTCTGTTTGCTTTTGGCCGGGTTTGGGGTTTGAGGTTGGGACACATTCTTCTCCACTTTCATTTTACCGGCTTTTTTCCCCACCGGGGTTTCAGTAGCGGATTTATCTTGTTTGGCATCCTGATGATGCGGTTGTTGTGGCATCATGCCTCCCCCGGGCATCCCTCCTAAAAAGTTACCCAGCAGTCCCATCAGTGAAGAAAGGTCAAAGCCCTGTCCCTTTCCCTGACCGCTACTTTGGCCCCCACCCAGTAAACTCAACAGCATTGCCGGGTTAAAAGGCAGTTGCCCCAAGGGAGAATTGCTCTGATTAGCCTTGCCTTCCATCCTGTCTAAGTTACTTACAATACCTAAGAGATTTAATAAAGCCAACATAATTAATGTATTTTTTTCCCCGGTCCCCTTTTGGTATTCTACGAGCTTACCCAGTACAGCACTAAGTTCATTCTCATCCAACATAGTACCCCCCTTTGGAAAAGTCATCATTACCATATACATATTCAAGGTTCGCCAAGATTGACCGACATTTGAGACCGCCGCAAGTAACACATTATTTCCCATAGGCATAAAATATCAAAGGAGAATTGAAGGGAGGTTATAATTTGGCTGGTCAACAATACAATCCTTTATCTTTCTTAATAATGTTAGGGCTGCTCAGCTTTTCGCCCGTGGAAAATGTTAACAAAGGACTGGAATCTTTGAGTTTTACGCTGGATGCTACCGCTAGATCTCTGGAAAACGTTAAAACGGGCATAAATACCCTGGACAGTGGCTTACGACAATTTGCCCAATATAATACAGGCTACGCAAGTTTGGAGTCCACTGATTCCCACGGAACTAACTTCAATGATACCGACTTCGCTGGAACTGAATTCAATGCAACAGTAGACCAGAACCATGGCAATTCGGTTTCCTCAATGCCTGCAGACGCACCGGGACATAAGGGTAAAACTACCAACAATGACACGGAATGATAAGCTATGGGAAGTAAAAAGAGGAACTCCCACTTATAGAAGTGGGAGTCTTAAAAATCAGATTAAAGAGGGCTGCCCATAATCAGCGCAGCCCTCTTTTGCCTGTCTTCGGTCATCCTTTATTTACGGGCACACGGCCAAAAGGAAGAAGTAAGTCCCCTTGTTTTCTTGCCTGGGGCTTTCCGGACTCTTCATTGATAAGCTCTATCAGGCCCATTAGGTTAACCATGCTTAAAAGGGCCAGAAAACTTGATGACTCCATGTTCTCCTTATTTTTTAATTCCAACACATTTGATAACAGCGCCTCCATGGCCGGCCGGTCAGCTGCCAAAAGGTTCACCTCCCTTAAAAAAGTCCGGGAATCGGCGGCAATCCCATCCCCCCGGTAACCTTTTTAATCTCCTCCTGTAGCATCTTCTTAGATTCAGTAAGAGCCTGGCTGAATGTTTCAGCAATAACCGCAGAAAGTTCGGCAGCATCTTTTTTATCAAAAACCTCCGGACCTATAATCACTTGTGTCAATTCCTGGTGCCCGTTCATGATCACACTTACTGTCCCGTCCTCCGAGGTTACTTTTACAGTCATATCACGAACTTTTTTTTGCATTTCCTGAATATATTGCATCATGCCGCCCATATCCATACCCATGTGAGGTCCCTCCTTCAGTGCAAACATAGATTTCTAAATTATATGTTAAGGTGACTATAAATCAGAACAAGAAAAGCGTGTTAAATCAGTTCCCTTATACCCATTCTGGGCATACCTAACGGGCACAAGCATGGCGCGCGCTTTTCAGTACTTTTTTCCTTTGTCCTTGCCATTTATATGGCAAGGTATACTTTCCTAAAGTGTAAAAAAATAAAAAAAGCTGTTTTTACCAAACAGCTTTTTCTACTTAATAGTGACAGCAATTCAGTCTGGCATACAACCTTTATTAACGCCTTTCTTCATAGTAGGTGCCGTATAAACCAACCCTCATACACTCAAGGGTAACATTATCGATCTTAACACTACTGGTGTTGTCACCTATGGGCGTAAAGGTAAACCGGGCCACAGCACTTGTTGCATCTTCCGGGGCTACAGCATCCAGGCAGAAACGCCGGAAACTGTCATCGGGAATTTGCGTGGGTAGCAAATCTTCCCGCCGGGCTGTTATTTCATTCCCGTCGTCATCGAAAAATGCCAGTTCTACAAGCAGGTTGAAGGATGCTCCTTCCGCGCCTGCATTTTCCCTTACATACCAACATAACCTGTATTCGAATCCACCGTTTATATCCACCGTTTGGAAAAGAGCAGAGTTTAGAAGGCCTTGGTTATCACCGGTTCCACCAAGTTCAGCGGAATAACTGCCCTCATAAACAACATCGCCATTACGGTTGACGTTGGTTGCTCCCCAGAACAACGGATCGGTGTCGGATCCCCAGTTCTCCAGGCCGCCGTCTTTAAGGATATTCCTACCTTTCACACAAACCTGACCTAACCTTGGGCAGGCCTGCACCCAAATTTGACGATCTTCTACAACTTTAACCCTAAATGTCATTTCCCCGGTTTGGCTGAGACGACTTCCCCCGCGCAAGCTCCAGCGCATATCAATTTTCTTTTCCCAGATTTCGCCGTAAACATCATCTTCGTCAACAACAGGAGCGGGGTCAGCTAGCGTAACGCTCTCAGAAAAGGGAATATCTTCAGCAAAATGCCTAACATCATTATCCCTGTTAACATAGAAAATTTGCTTATGCAAGGTTCCTTCTATCATTATCTTTTTAACAACAGGCAGTCTGCCCTCCGGGTGTCCCCAGCCGAATCTTTCCCATCCTTCTTCTTCGATAATGCTAATCCAATTATTACCGTCTTCATGTACGAAAAGGGGCCTTACTCTAAAATCTTGCAGACGGGCATCAATATGGTCTACTTTCTGAGCCAGCTCCGGCAAATGAGCGATATTATCTACCATCACGGTAATGTCTTCATCGGCCAAAACAACGGGAACTTTCACCTTTACGCAAAGTACATTTTCCGGTTCCCTGTAAAAGTACTCTAATGCCATTTACATAAACCTCCTTTATTATTAATCTAACCTTTAGCTCCGCAGGGAATGGTGATCGTATCACCAACCTTAAGGTTCTGAGGATTTACCCCCGGGTTGGCGGCAATAATGGCGTTAACAGTAGTACTATACCTTTGGGCCAGCTCGAAAAGAGTATCTCCCTGTCTAATGGTGTAATCAATTGTTTCACCGGGTAGACATACATCAGGTTCTTCTATCATTTCGGCAGTAACAACTTCCCGCTGCATAGATTCGGTAACTCTTACCCTTACCTTCATTACCAATTCCACATGTACATTACAGCTTTCATAATCAGACTTGATGTACTCCACTATGGGTGTAACCATTACATTCATACCGTTCTCCGCACCCGGGATTTCCACAAATGTACGGAAATTAATACGCTGGTGCATGGAATGAACCGGCTGGTCATCCAGTGCAGCCACGTAGATAATATTCACATCAACATAGCCGCGTAGGATTACTTTGTTATTAATAACTTTGCTCTCTGTAATCTTTATTTCCTTGGCAGTGGTATCCAAAACCTTTTCCACATCAGGTTTGGGGTCCGGTGTCTCAAAGGACTCCCTTAAGACCACCTGGGCAGAATCTTCACCCACAACACTTTCAATATTGAGCAGTGTTTTCTCAAAAGATACCCCTGCAACCTCAGTTACCACGTTAATCTGCTTGGGCTCCATTACCCTGGCATTAAGTTCCAGCACAATGTAAGCAGTCAACCTGTCGGCGTACGCGCCCTTGGTTTCCACATCTACATCTTCTACATAGGCATCCACTTCCACGTTCATGCCCGGAGCTGCCCCGGGGACTTCGATAAAGTGGCTAAAACTAAAGCTTTGATGCATGTTGTGCACCGGCTGGCTTGGTTCAAAGGCCACGTATGTTACTTGTATGGTCACTTCACCGTCAATGATAACCTTATCCTTGACAATGCGCGTATCCGTAATGGTGGTCTGGGTATCCACATCCAGAATCTTTTCCACGGGCGGTTTTTCCGCGGGCACCTCAAATTCATCACTTACAATTACCTGTGAACTTTCTTGGTCAACTAAGTCATCAACATTAATCATTTCGGACTCTACATCATACCCGGGAACATCTACCACTACTTCAATCTGGCGGTTCTCGGTTACCTTGGCAGACACCTCTAAAACAGCCGCCACATCAAAATCCCTTGGTTTTTTATTGCTGCGGTTCACGCTCACGTCCTCAATATCAATATCAACTTTTACATTCATATCAGGGGTAGCGCCGGGGACGTCGACATAACCGGTAAAATTAATCTGTTCGTGCATATGATGTACGGCCTGGTCTGGTTTAAAAGCCACATAGACCACTTGCAACGTAAGCGTTCCCTCAACAATGACCTTGTCAGGGACGATGCTGATATCTTTTACCGTGGCCGTTCTATCCACGGACAAAATCTCATCCACATCCGGTTTTGGGTCGGGTACGGTAATTGTACCTCGCACAACAGTTTGAGCGGTTTGCTCATTAACCACTTGGTTTATTGTTAGTTGTTCTGTAACCGGTGCCACTTGTGCAGCCATGCATACTCCTCCTTTCATGGATGTTCTGTAATATAATATGGAGTCCCCTATAGAAGTGTGCAAAGATCAAAGCAATACGGGCCATAAGAAAAAAAAGGAAGGACGATTTTAAATCGCCCTTCCTGAAAACTACCCAATAAACATCTGCACAAACATTTTCCCGTACGGGCCGCCGTCAACTACTCCAATGCCCACTTCATCAAAATTATCATTTAATATGTTCCTCCGGTGGCCGGAAGAATTCATGAGATTGGTGTGGGCGGAAGAAACTGTTGGTGCACCGGCCAAGTTTTCCCCGGCGTAGCCGAACCTGATGCCAAACTGGCGCATCATATCAAAGGGGGAGCCGTAAGTAGGTGAAGTATGACTGAAATAACCTTTATCAATCATATCCTTGGCTTTTACCCGCGCCACCTTGGCTAACTCCAGGTTGGACTGCAGAGCCCCTACCCCCCGGCTTGTACGTTCTTTATTGACCAGGCTAAGCATTTGCTTCTCGTCCGCAGTCAAGCCCTGAGTATCACCGGGGTTGGGCCGCGGCTCAGGTTCGGGCTGCGGCTCAGGCGTTGGCTGAGGACTGGGATCGGGCTGGGGCACGCTCCCACCGCCCTGGCCACGGATAAACATCTGAACAAAGTATTTGTAATAACCGTCCTTAACAACAGCAATACCAACACGGTTAAAGTTTTCATTTAATATATTTGCCCTGTGCCCGGATGAATTCATTAACCCATTATGGGCTGAAACAACAGAACCGGCTTTGGCCAGATTCTCACCGGCGTAGGAATACTGTACCCCGGCACTGCGCATCATTTCAAAGGGAGAGCCATAAGTGGGTGATGTGTGGCTGAAATACCCCTTTTCTATCATATCCTGTGCTTTAAGCCGGCCCAGTTCAACCAGTGTAGCATCGGCCTTTAAAGGCTGCAGTCCCCTCTCCACACGTTCACGGTTAACCACGTCCAACATTTGCCTCTCGCTGGCATTCATTATTGCCGTATCCCCGTTGTCAGCAGGGGGTGATGGCTGCGGATCAGGGTCCGGCTTTGGTTTTGGACCCGGTTCCGGTGTTGGTTTTGGATCCGGTTCCGGCTGTGGGGCAGGACGATCTTCTTGAGACCCACCTCCCACCAGTATTTGTACTATGTATTTCCGTTGCCCGTCATCCTGCACCGCTATACCAATAGCATCGTAGCGGGAGTCCAGCAGATCTTCACTGTGCGACTCATACCGCATTAACGCACGGTGAACAAGATTTATCGAAACAGATACTGAGGTGCGCGCAATTTTAGGCTTTACATAGTTGTACTCAAGACCTGCGTCATCCAGCATATCCCGGACACTTCCATAAGTGCGTGAATTGTAACTTAAGTAACCGTTTTCCACCATATCCTTAGCTTTTAGCTTTGCAATTTCGGTAATTTTCTCATCAAGGGCAAGACGGGAGACCCCCGCTTCGGCACGTGACTCGTTGATCAAGTCTGCCAGCTTACGTTCATCCTGGTTTAGGGAAATGCCACCTACCGCCACGGAAGGATCAGGCCCCAGCATTACATCTCCCGTTTCCAACTTGTCAAATTGTTTTTTTACGCTTGCTTCTTCCATCAACTGGTCGAGCTTCTGGTGAATTGGGAGGTTTTCAGATGCATCACCAGCTACTTCATCTACCGGCAAAATCTCTACTTTCGGAGTTAAAACTTTTTCCCCCGCTAGTACCGGTGAGGGCACAAAAACTAGGGTTACCATAAAAATTGCCGCCAACATTACCAACAAGCTAAATTGTTTTTTGTCAGTCTGCACCATGATGCTCCTTTCTGGTTAACTTAATCCTAACTTGGCGTTATGAGGCTAGATTAAGTAAACATGGAAGTTGTACAAGCCTAATGCTACCAAATGGGTCTATACTTAGCAATTTGTGTAATTTTACTTAAGCAGGTGAATCATTAATACACGGCTGGTGTTTCCCCATAGAATTTCAATTTACATAAGATAGGTGACCCATGGCATATGTAACCAAAAAAACCAGCAAACAAAATGCTGGTTTTAAAAAAATAAATTTTCGGGAGTTCACTTAATTCAAAGCCAGTAATACGGCCCCCAAACCCTGTGTAAGAGCAAGGCATTCAATATCGCCGCTGTTATCTAAGCAAAAAGAGGTGACCACAAAAAGCTTTTTTTTCAGCCCTTTACGAAACCTCATTAACATTAACTCATCCAGATTTTTTAGGGCTTCCAACCGAACCTCATTTCGCTTGAGCACAAGAGAGTACGTTCCCTCCGGCTGCTTGACAAATATTACACTGCACCTGCTTTGACCGGATGTCAGGCCAAGGCGGTCAAAGTCTACCAGGTAATCATTGATCACGCGAACAGCATCATCCCTGTTATTGTAAAAGGGACCGATGGCCGGAATATTGTCTCCTCCCAAAAAAACTAAAGCCACATCTTTTACCCGGTACACTCTTATACCCATGAGTCTTCCCCCGCATCAGATTCTTACCGCCCTGTATCCAGATAAAAAATTCCATATTAAAAAGTCACTTTTAGCCGTTTTAAAACATTGTCTATCCTGTTAAAAACGGAAAACTGGTCGGAACCGGCAAACACCAGGCCAACAGCCTCATTTTCGTGGTTAAGCATGAGCGACCCGCTATCACCGGGGTTGACTACACAATCTGAAACCACTTGATCGGAAAACCAGCCATACTCTTCCTTATCTAATTCCACTTTTAAGCTTACTCCCATGGCTGTTACTTCTCCTTCGGTGAGGCCGCTGGAGCGCCCGCTTTTTTGCACTATCATTCCTACCGCCGGCTCGCCGGTACCAGCCACAGCCCCTAATTCCATAACTTCTCCGGCGATCAAGTTAGGATTGTCAGGCTTTGCCACTGCAGCGTCAATAATATTGCTTGACCGGGTATGTTTAACCAATCTCATTTCATAATTGCTGCGAATCAACTTGATTATCTTATTGCCCAGTTTTTGCGACCCCGCCGCTACCGGACAACTGGGCTCTTGCACGGAACGCTCCAAGGGAATAAATCTTTCCAACCTGGCGATGCGGTCTTTATTAGTACCGCCGTCATAAGGGCCGGGTTAGCACACTATATTGAAAAGATCCGGTGAATTCCACCGGATCTTTTCCTGCTCCGCAAACCGGGCATAATATTGTTTTACTCGCGGATCATTTCACCTAATTTCCTGCCGGTCTCTTTAACACCTTGAAGCTCATCGTCATCCGGGACATACTGAATATTAATTAATTCATGCGGAATTTCCCAATTCATATCCTTAAGAGCCTCTTCTACATGCCTTGCTCCCTGACCGCCCCAGCCGTAGGAGCCAAAAGCTAGCCCCATGCGGTTTTTGGGACGTAATCCCTTTACATAGGTCAGAAAACCGCTAACTGTGGGTAGCATACCATTATTTAGTGTTGAGGACCCCACTAGAACAGCCCTGGATACTAATACATCGGTCATTATTTCCGACATATGGCTTGTTTGTAGAAAGCGGGTAGTAACAGGGACACCGGCATCCTCCAGCCCGTTGGCCAGCGCGTTAGCGATTTCCCTGGTAGAACCCCACATGGTATCATAAACAATAAGCGCCTTTTGGTCAGTTTCATGGTTTGCCCACTTAGGGTAAACTTCAAGCAGTTGTGGTATAAATGAGCGCCAGATCACTCCATGACTGGGAGCAATCATATCAATAGGTAATTGTCCCAGCACATCCAAAGCTTTTTTTACCTGGTCCCCGTAAGGCAGGACAATATTAGCATAGTACGTGGCCGCCTCTTCATGGACTATGTCCCAACCCAGCTGATCATCGAAACGTTCCGTGCTGCCAATATGTTGCCCAAAGGCATCGTTGGGCAACAGCAGCTTGTCTTCAGGAATATAAGTAACCATGGAATCAGGCCAGTGAACCATAGGCGTCTGCACAAACTTTAAAGTATGGGAACCCAGATTCATTTCATCACCGGACTTTATAATCTGATATTCCCACTCCTTTTTGTAGTGCCTTTCCAGCCCTTTTTTGCCCTTATCGGAAGTAATAATTTTAGCCTCCGGGGCAACTTCCATAATTTTGGGGACACTGCCGGAATGGTCCATCTCCACATGGTTTACTACCAGATAATCAATTTTTGCCGGATCAATTATATCCTTTATACGCTCCAGCATTTCCTCAAAAAGATAGTGTTTTACGGTATCCACCAGGGTTATTTTATCATCCACAATTAAGTACGCGTTATAAGTAGTACCCCGGGGAGTCAGATAACCATGAAAATAGCGAAGGTTCCAATCAATGCCACCAACCCAATATATTTTTGGCTTAATTTCAACAGCCTTCATTGTATCCTCGTATCCTCCTTTCGCATTCTCTTTTTTTCACTCTTAAGCTCTAATAGTTCTCGCCCATAATTTCGTAAAAGCTTTGCGGGTGATCGCATGCGGGACATCTATCGGGCGCCCCGGTGCTCTCGTGTAAATACCCACAATTACGGCATCTCCAGGTAACCTTTTGGTCACGCTTAAAAACTTTTCCCTGCTCAATATTTTCGATAAACTTTTTATATCGCTCTTCGTGACCCACCTCTGCATTAGCAATGGCCCTAAAAACACCCGCAATTTTGGAAAAGCCCTCTTCCTCTGCTGTATTAGCAAATTCCGGATACATTATTTGGTGCTCGTGATTTTCCCCACCCACAGCAGCTTTCAAATTCTCCACCGTAGTACCGATAAGTCCGGCCGGAAAAGATGTGGAGACCTCTACTTCTCCGCCTTCCAGAAATTTAAATAAGCGCTTAGCATGTTCTTTTTCATGATCCGCGGTTTCCAGGAATGCGGCTGATATTTGCTCATAACCTTCCTTTTTAGCAATACTGGCAAAATAAGTGTATCGGTTTCTGGCCTGCGACTCACCCGCAAAAGCAGTGAGTAAATTACGCTCTGTTCTCGTTCCCTTTAAAGTCATTTTAAGTTTCCTCCTTTAGAAACATTGCTCAAATATGGTTTTTGTAATGATTATTATTTAGTAACTATTATAATCAAAAAACATAGCAAGTCAATAGCATTACCAGATTTTTTTATGACAGTTTTCCCTTCATACTATATGTAATTTAATGAAAGAATATAAATTAACAACGGGATGACAATAACTCAACAAAAGTGCCTGGCACCAGGTGTTGAGTTACTGGGCCAAAAAAAAACGACCCGGTGTTACCGGCTCGTTTCAAACTGTGTTGGCGGCCTTTATACTTTCCTGCCTAATTAATTCCAGGGCATATCTCTTATAGGCGAGGAATTCCGGTTTATCCTTTATCTCGTAATTTCGTGGGCGAGGTAAGTCAACCTTAATTCTCTCCTTGATACAACCGGGCCTAGCAGTCATCACGTAAATTGTATCCCCCAGGAAAATGGCCTCTTCTACATCGTGGGTGACGAACATTATCGTTTTCCGGGTTTCTTCCCATACATTGAGCAACAATTCCTGCATCAGGGTCCTTGTTTGGGCATCTAAAGCCCCGAAGGGCTCATCCATTAACAATACTTCGGGTTCGTTGGCAAGGGCCCGGGCAATAGCTACACGCTGCTTCATGCCACCACTCAAGTTTACCGGATAAACATTTTCGAACCCTGATAAACCGATAAGTTCAAGGTAACGCCTGGCTTCCTTTTCCCTGGCATCTTTATTAGTTTTTTTCAATTCCAGTCCAAATTCTATGTTTTTCTGCACGGTCAACCACGGGAATAAAGTATAAGATTGAAAGACCATACCCCTTTCTGGCCCCGGTGATGTTATCATTCTCCCGTCCAGCAACACTTCCCCGGAAGAAGGTGCAACCAGCCCGGCAACTACCCTCAATATTGTGGATTTACCGCAGCCGGAAGGGCCTAATATGGTCACAAATTCCCCTTCCCGCACATCAAAAGTAGTCTCCTGTAAAGCGGTTACGTCCGTTTTCTTGGTCTTAAAGGTTTTAGAAACTGACCTTATTACTAATTTATTATCATTACCGCTCATTAAGTTCCCTCCTTGGTTAACCACGGGAACATAACCCTATAAAGTATTTTAAAAAACAGGTCTGTAAACATGCCCAGAAGACCTATTACCAGGATGCCCACAAATATAACATCGGTATGTAAAAAGCGGCCGGCCTGAATGATCACATAACCCAAACCTGAATTAGCTCCCACCAGTTCAGCAACTATAAGATATGTCCACGCCCAGCCAAAACTGATGCGCAGTGTATCTATTATGCCGGGGAGTGAAGCAGGTAATATCACTTTTTTAAAAGTATTGAGCTGTTTAGCCCCCAGAGTATAAGAGACCTCTACAAGTTCTCCCGATACATTTTTGGCCACATCCATAACCATCAAAGTCTGTTGAAAGAAAGTTCCCCAAAAAATAACCGTAATTTTTTCTGCTTCCCCGAGACCAATCCACAAAATAAACAGCGGGATAAAAGCCGATGCCGGCATATAACGCACCGCCCCCATCAAGGGCTCAAAAAAGGCCCGCACTGAAGACAGCCTACCCATAAACATACCCAGTGGCACCGCAATAATCGCAGAAAGGCAGAAACCGACCGCTACCCTGGCGGTACTGATAAAAGCATGATGTAAAAGGTTGTCTCCCGCCGGGTCAGAAATCATTTGATAGGCTGTTTCAATAACTTGTACAGGGGTGGGTAAAAAAATATTTGATACCAGGCCTGAATATGCCAGTGCAGACCACGCCATCAATATCAATGCAAAATTGATTATACCCAGGTAGCTATTTTTTTCAGTTATACCTTTTTTGAATGTATTTCTGATCGGTCCTTGCATAATTTCCCCCTCAAAACTCACATAAACCATATACACAAACTAGAATGAAAATTTATTTCCGTAAAAAAACATTTGGGGTCGTACTTTGCGGCCAACCAATTTTTGACAGGATTTACAGGATTGATAGGATGCGCAATGAAGTTTATCTGGCAATGGAATTTTTCTTTAAGATTAAGTTTTTAGTGTTTTTATAAATAAAACATTATTAGAGATAGATTTGCAATGACGAATAGAATTATCTACGCTCTCAAAGTAATGATCCTGCTCAAAAAAATCCTGCAAATCCTGTAAATCCTGTCAGAAAACGACCCTGAAGAAATACCCCAAATGTTTTCCCAAAAGGAATACCCTAAGATGTTTTCATATCAAAAAACTAAAACTAAAAGTAGTTCCGGGCATCCTATTACTTAAATTAACGGAGCCTGGTTATTGAAGTAATCTATTTTCGTAAAAAAAAAGGAAGTCGGGCCTTCATCCCGTCTTCAAAACCAAGGGGGGACATGCCCCCCCTTGACAACCTACAACTACTTGGAAACACTTTCCAGGTAACTGCTGTCAATCATATTTGCCGTGTCCGGTCTTGCACTTATAATACCTTTTTCCACGTAGAAATCAGCAGCCCTGTTTAATGTTTCATTGATCTCGCCTGCAAAAAGTTCAACGTTCTCTTGATAATTATATAATTTTATACCGTCCAAAAAGTTTTCCGTTTCCATCTTTAGTCCTTCAGCCATAATTTTGACCGCGTCTTCCTGGTTCTCCTCATAATACTCCATGGCCTTAACCAGGCCATTTACCATAGCCTGCATTTCTTCCGGATGCGTATCGGCAAAATCTTTGCGGAACGCCAGAGCATCCATAATCAGACCGGGAGTATCCTTGGAAGTGATTGCCAAATGACCGTTCCCTTCCTCTACTCCTTTGGT from Bacillota bacterium includes:
- a CDS encoding DMT family transporter, whose amino-acid sequence is MHVTGRLFALLIATGSGITMALQGSINSALGKVIGVLEATFIVHVVGLLLVSALLFVLGLGDGNLTFIFKSPWYYYLGGVLGVIIVYSVVRAIPPLGVAVATTAIILGQVFTAALVDHLGLFGLNKIPFTWYRVAGTVLMAGGAWLLLKK
- a CDS encoding heavy-metal-associated domain-containing protein, producing MTGPGTEKTFLVGGLFSEEGKKEVEHNLIQIDGVQQVNVSLSDSAVNVRYDPGVIRDEFLARTLDSLGYSPRVR
- a CDS encoding YbaB/EbfC family nucleoid-associated protein, translating into MFALKEGPHMGMDMGGMMQYIQEMQKKVRDMTVKVTSEDGTVSVIMNGHQELTQVIIGPEVFDKKDAAELSAVIAETFSQALTESKKMLQEEIKKVTGGMGLPPIPGLF
- a CDS encoding DUF3794 domain-containing protein; this translates as MALEYFYREPENVLCVKVKVPVVLADEDITVMVDNIAHLPELAQKVDHIDARLQDFRVRPLFVHEDGNNWISIIEEEGWERFGWGHPEGRLPVVKKIMIEGTLHKQIFYVNRDNDVRHFAEDIPFSESVTLADPAPVVDEDDVYGEIWEKKIDMRWSLRGGSRLSQTGEMTFRVKVVEDRQIWVQACPRLGQVCVKGRNILKDGGLENWGSDTDPLFWGATNVNRNGDVVYEGSYSAELGGTGDNQGLLNSALFQTVDINGGFEYRLCWYVRENAGAEGASFNLLVELAFFDDDGNEITARREDLLPTQIPDDSFRRFCLDAVAPEDATSAVARFTFTPIGDNTSSVKIDNVTLECMRVGLYGTYYEERR
- a CDS encoding DUF3794 domain-containing protein, which produces MAAQVAPVTEQLTINQVVNEQTAQTVVRGTITVPDPKPDVDEILSVDRTATVKDISIVPDKVIVEGTLTLQVVYVAFKPDQAVHHMHEQINFTGYVDVPGATPDMNVKVDIDIEDVSVNRSNKKPRDFDVAAVLEVSAKVTENRQIEVVVDVPGYDVESEMINVDDLVDQESSQVIVSDEFEVPAEKPPVEKILDVDTQTTITDTRIVKDKVIIDGEVTIQVTYVAFEPSQPVHNMHQSFSFSHFIEVPGAAPGMNVEVDAYVEDVDVETKGAYADRLTAYIVLELNARVMEPKQINVVTEVAGVSFEKTLLNIESVVGEDSAQVVLRESFETPDPKPDVEKVLDTTAKEIKITESKVINNKVILRGYVDVNIIYVAALDDQPVHSMHQRINFRTFVEIPGAENGMNVMVTPIVEYIKSDYESCNVHVELVMKVRVRVTESMQREVVTAEMIEEPDVCLPGETIDYTIRQGDTLFELAQRYSTTVNAIIAANPGVNPQNLKVGDTITIPCGAKG
- a CDS encoding FprA family A-type flavoprotein; this translates as MKAVEIKPKIYWVGGIDWNLRYFHGYLTPRGTTYNAYLIVDDKITLVDTVKHYLFEEMLERIKDIIDPAKIDYLVVNHVEMDHSGSVPKIMEVAPEAKIITSDKGKKGLERHYKKEWEYQIIKSGDEMNLGSHTLKFVQTPMVHWPDSMVTYIPEDKLLLPNDAFGQHIGSTERFDDQLGWDIVHEEAATYYANIVLPYGDQVKKALDVLGQLPIDMIAPSHGVIWRSFIPQLLEVYPKWANHETDQKALIVYDTMWGSTREIANALANGLEDAGVPVTTRFLQTSHMSEIMTDVLVSRAVLVGSSTLNNGMLPTVSGFLTYVKGLRPKNRMGLAFGSYGWGGQGARHVEEALKDMNWEIPHELINIQYVPDDDELQGVKETGRKLGEMIRE
- a CDS encoding rubrerythrin family protein, whose protein sequence is MTLKGTRTERNLLTAFAGESQARNRYTYFASIAKKEGYEQISAAFLETADHEKEHAKRLFKFLEGGEVEVSTSFPAGLIGTTVENLKAAVGGENHEHQIMYPEFANTAEEEGFSKIAGVFRAIANAEVGHEERYKKFIENIEQGKVFKRDQKVTWRCRNCGYLHESTGAPDRCPACDHPQSFYEIMGENY
- a CDS encoding ABC transporter ATP-binding protein, encoding MSGNDNKLVIRSVSKTFKTKKTDVTALQETTFDVREGEFVTILGPSGCGKSTILRVVAGLVAPSSGEVLLDGRMITSPGPERGMVFQSYTLFPWLTVQKNIEFGLELKKTNKDAREKEARRYLELIGLSGFENVYPVNLSGGMKQRVAIARALANEPEVLLMDEPFGALDAQTRTLMQELLLNVWEETRKTIMFVTHDVEEAIFLGDTIYVMTARPGCIKERIKVDLPRPRNYEIKDKPEFLAYKRYALELIRQESIKAANTV
- a CDS encoding ABC transporter permease, which gives rise to MQGPIRNTFKKGITEKNSYLGIINFALILMAWSALAYSGLVSNIFLPTPVQVIETAYQMISDPAGDNLLHHAFISTARVAVGFCLSAIIAVPLGMFMGRLSSVRAFFEPLMGAVRYMPASAFIPLFILWIGLGEAEKITVIFWGTFFQQTLMVMDVAKNVSGELVEVSYTLGAKQLNTFKKVILPASLPGIIDTLRISFGWAWTYLIVAELVGANSGLGYVIIQAGRFLHTDVIFVGILVIGLLGMFTDLFFKILYRVMFPWLTKEGT